The following is a genomic window from uncultured Propionivibrio sp..
CCTTCATGCCCGAGCTGTAACGCCCCGAGCAGACGCGGAAAAAAGCGATGCGGTCGCGGTGCTTCGGGTCCATGTTGGCCTGGATCTTGAAGACGAAGCCGGTGAACGGCGCTTCGGCCGGTTGCACCTGGCGGCTGCCGGCGTCGCGCGATTGCGGCGGCGGCGCCCAGTCGAGCAGCGCCTGCAGGATTTCCTGGACGCCGAAGTTGTTGATCCCGGAGCCGAAGAAGACCGGCGTCTGCAGGCCGGCGAGAAAGTCGACGAGCGAGAAGGGGCTGCTGGCGCTGCGGATCAGGTCGACGTCCTCGCGCAGCTTGCCGACTTCGAGCGGGAAGTCCTGGTCGAGCACCGGGTTGTCGATGCCGTCGATCTTCTCGGCTTCGGTGCGTTTTTCCTCGCCCGGCGTGAAACGCAGCAGGCTGTCGTTGCCGAGGTGATAGACGCCGCGGAAGGTCTTGCCCATGCCGATCGGCCAGGTCACCGGCGCGCACTCGATGTTGAGCACCGACTCGATTTCCTCGAGCAGTTCAAAGGGCTCGCGCACTTCGCGGTCGAGCTTGTTCACGAAGGTGATGATCGGCGTGTTGCGCATGCGGCAGACGTTGAGCAGCTTGATTGTCTGCGCCTCGACGCCCTTGGCCGCGTCGATGACCATCACCGCCGCGTCGACGGCCGTCAGCACGCGGTAGGTGTCTTCGGAGAAGTCCTCGTGGCCCGGCGTGTCGAGCAGGTTGACGGTGTGTCCCTGGTACTCGAACTGCATGACCGAGCTGGTCACCGAGATGCCGCGCTGCTTCTCGACTTCCATCCAGTCCGAGGTGGCGTGGCGCGCGCTCTTGCGGCTCTTGACCGTGCCGGCCATCTGGATGGCGCCGCCGAAAAGCAGCAGCTTCTCGGTCAGCGTCGTCTTGCCGGCGTCGGGGTGGGAAATGATCGCGAAGGTGCGCCGCTTCTGCACGTCGCGCAGAATGTCGGGCGGAAAGGCGCTGGAATCGGAGGTGCTCATTGTCGGAAATCTTTCTGCAGCAAAAACTCAAGGGGCGAAGTATACCGAAGATGGCGGCCGGGCATGGCGCAGAATTTGCTCGGGAACAACGGACATGCGGACTGTCATGCGCGCATAATGTTCGGCTGCGATCATGACGGCAGCCCAATTCGACAAGGAGAAACAACAATGACAACGACGAATCCCGTGACCACACCGGCCAAGAAAGCGATTCTTCCGCGCAAGCGCATCGCGCTGGTGGCGCACGACAACAAGAAAAAGGACCTGATGGAGTGGGCGCGCTTCAACAAGGGGTCGCTGAGCGCGCACGATCTCTGTGCGACGGGAACAACCGGCACCCTGCTTGAGCGCGTGCTCGGCGTCGATGTGCAGAAGTTCAAGAGCGGTCCGCTCGGCGGCGACCAGCAGATCGGCGCGCTGATTGCCGAAGGACTGGTCGACTTCATCATCTTCTTCTGGGATCCGCTCGAACCGCAGCCCCACGATCCCGACGTCAAGGCGCTGCTGCGCCTCGCCGTGGTGTGGAACGTGCCGGTCGCCTGCAACCGGGCGACCGCCGACTTCCTGATTTCGTCGCCGCTCATGTCGTCCGAATACGAGCGGGCGCTGCCGGATTTCGAGTCGCACATCAACCGCTACGAAGCCGAAACGAATATGACCACCGACTGAGTGCTGAGTGTCGGATGTTGTACTCCGGTCCGCCTGGACTATAGTGGAAGTGCACGGGTGGGCGAGTGCCCGATCCCGGCGGAAAGGAGTCCGACATGTTCAAGCACATTCTCGTTCCGACCGATGGTTCCGAGTTTTCGACTGAAACGGTCCGGCGTGCGGTGTCGTTCGCGAAGGAGGCGGGCGCCGAAATCACGGCGTTCTTCGCCAAGCCCGATTTCTCGGCGACCGGTTATTACGGCGAAGGCGCCGTGATCCTCGCCAAAGCCATCGAGGAAGATGATGCGCGTTCCGAAGCGTATGCCAGGAAGGTGCTCGGTTTCGTCGAGGATCTGTGTCGTGAAGCCGGTGTAACCTGTCACACCAAAACGCTGACCAGCGCGCTGATTTATGAGGGGATCATCGATGCGGCGACGCAGAGCGGCTGCGACCTGATCTTCATGGCCTCGCACGGACGCAGCGGCATCAAGGCCCTGCTGCTCGGCAGCGAAACCCACAAGGTGCTGACGCACTCGAAGGTCCCGGTGCTGGTGTACCGCTGAGCGGAGCGCCGCCGATGCGGCGGCCTCCCTTCACACCAGGCGGCGTTGCCGCAATTCATCTTTGAGCCAGGCGTAGCAGATCGGCGCCGCCGCGAGACCGGCGAGGCCGAAGGCGCTTTCCATCACCAGCATCGCGGTGAGCAGTTCCCAGGCCTTGGCCCGGATCTGCGAGCCGACGATGCGGGCGTTGAGGAAGTATTCGAGCTTGTGGATGACGATCAGATAACCGAGCGAGGTGACGGCGACGAGCGGCGAATGCGCCAGGCTGACGACGAAGATGACGGTGTTCGAGATCAGGTTGCCGATCACCGGCAGCAAGCCGGCGATGAAGGTGACGACGATCATCGTCTTGACCAGCGGCAGCGAGATGCCGAAGGCCGGCAGCACGAGCGCCAGGTAGCAGAAAGTGAAGAAGGTGTTGATCGCCGAGATGCGGACCTGTGCGAAGACGACGCGGCGAAACGATTCGGCCAGCCGGAAGCAGCGTTCACCCAAGGCGCGGACAAGCGGTCCCCGCACCTCGGTCAGTGACGCTTCGCGCACGGAAACGATGGCGCCGATGATCATGCCGATCAGCAGGTGCGCGAGCGAATGTCCGGTCTCCTTGCCGATACGCTGGAATTCGGAAGCGTTGCTGCGCAACCAGTTGCCCAGCGTTTCGCGCAGCATCTCGACGTTCGGCGGCAGGGCCTGGCTGATCCAGTCCGGCAGCTGGGCGCGCGATTGCTCGACGATCTCGGCCATCTTGGCGAGCAGCACCGAGAGGCTGCCGCCTTCGCTGCGCATGAAAGCGATGACGCCGATGACGGCGGCGCTGACCATGCCGAGTACCGCCAGCAGCACCAGGCCGAGCGCGATGCCCTTGGCTTCGCGGCTGTTGAGGCGCCGGATCAGCAGCGGATAGAGCGCATGGACGAGTTCGCAGATCAGCAGGCCGGCGACCAGCGCACCAAACAGCCGGAACTGGAGGACGAAGATCATGCCGAGCACGGCTGCGATCCACGAGGCGATGTCGCTGGCGGAGGGCTTTCCTGAAGGCGTCATGGCGAAGTCGGCGGGTGGTGATGGCCCGATTGTAGCCATGCCAGCGCGCCTTGCCCAGCCGCATGACCGGTGGATAGGCAGGCGGTAAGCAGGTAGCCGCCGGTCGGCGCTTCCCAGTCGAGCATTTCGCCAGCGCAGAAGAGGCCCTGATAGCGTTTCAGCATGAGCTGCGCATCGACTGCGTCGAACCGGACGCCGCCGGCGCTGCTGATCGCCTCGTCGAGTGGCCTTGACGCATCGAGCCGCAGCGGCAGCGCCTTGATCGCCGCGCCGAGCGCGGCCGGGTCAGCCAGCACGGCCTTGGGCAGGCATTCGTGCAGCAGCGCCATCTTGAGGCCCTTCAGGCCGAGCGTCCCCTGCAGGTGGCTCGCCAGCGAACGCGAGCCGCGCGGACGGGTGACGGCGGCGATGACGGCGTCGTGGTCATGTTGTGGCTGCAGGTCGATCAGCAGCGTCGCCTGGCCGTGGGCGGCAAGCGTGTCGCGCAGGGGCGCCGAGAACGCATAGACGAGCGTTCCTTCGATGCCGGTGGCGGTGACCATGATTTCGCCGCGCCGCCAATCGCCGGCGGAAAGGCCGTCGGCGCCGGCGACGCAGGCGGCGATATTCTTGAGCGGCTGGCCAGCGAAGCGTTCGCGCAGCAGGGCGCTCCAGTTGCAGTCGAAGCCGCAGTTGGCCGGGCGCAGCGGCGCGGTGGCGATGCGAAGCCGGGCGAAGGGTGCCATCCAGGCACCGTCGCTGCCGAGCCTGGCCCAGCTGCCGCCGCCGAGCGCGAAGATCACGGCGTTGGCCTCGTGCTGCTGTTCGCCCTCGGGCGTGGAAAAGCCGAGCCGGTAGCCACCCGTCTCCAACGCGTCGAGCGCGGTCCAGCGATGCCGGACGTGAACGCGCACGCCGCTTTGCCGCAGCCGGTGCAACCAGGCGCGCAGCAGCGGCGCGGCCTTCATGCCGACGGGAAAGACGCGGCGGGAAGAGCCGACAAGGCTGTCGATGCCGAGGTCATGCATCCAGGTGCGCACGGCTTCGGGACCGAAGCGCTTGAGCAGCGGCGCCAACACCGCCTGTGCGTCGCCGTAGCGGGCGCAGAAATCGTCGAAGGCTTCGGCGTGGGTGATGTTCATGCCGCCCTTGCCGGCCATCAGAAACTTGCGTCCGACCGAGGGCATCGCGTCATAGACGTCGACCGGCTGTCCCGCCGCAGCGAGGACGTCGGCGGCCATCAATCCGGCCGGGCCGCCGCCGATGACGGCGACGCGCATGGTCATGGCCGGCGCGCCGTGTGCGCCACCGTGCACCAGTGCGTGGCGACGTCGACCAGGCGGTTGGCGAAGGCCCATTCGTTGTCGAACCAGATCAGCAGGTTGGCGAGCCGTCCGCCGTTGCAGCGCGTGACGCTGGCATCGATGACAGCCGAGTGGGGGTCGTGGTTGAAGTCGATTGACGCGCTCGGGTGGTCGCAGTAGCCGAAGATGGCGGGCTGCTCAATGGCGGCCTCGGCCAGCAGCGCGTTGATCGCGGCGGCGCTGACGTCGTGCCGCAGCGTGACGGTCAGGTCGATGGTCGAGACGTTGACGATCGGCACACGGATGGCCTTGGCATCGACGCGGCCGCGCAGTTCCGGCAGCAGGCGCTCGACACCGTGGGCGAGGCCGGTGGAGACCGGGATGATCGACTGCATCGCCGAACGGGTGCGGCGCAGGTCCGGGTGGTTGTAGCCGTCGATCAGTGGCTGG
Proteins encoded in this region:
- a CDS encoding peptide chain release factor 3 translates to MSTSDSSAFPPDILRDVQKRRTFAIISHPDAGKTTLTEKLLLFGGAIQMAGTVKSRKSARHATSDWMEVEKQRGISVTSSVMQFEYQGHTVNLLDTPGHEDFSEDTYRVLTAVDAAVMVIDAAKGVEAQTIKLLNVCRMRNTPIITFVNKLDREVREPFELLEEIESVLNIECAPVTWPIGMGKTFRGVYHLGNDSLLRFTPGEEKRTEAEKIDGIDNPVLDQDFPLEVGKLREDVDLIRSASSPFSLVDFLAGLQTPVFFGSGINNFGVQEILQALLDWAPPPQSRDAGSRQVQPAEAPFTGFVFKIQANMDPKHRDRIAFFRVCSGRYSSGMKVRHVRMDREMKLANALTFMANERVLMEDAVAGDIIGIHNHGQLHIGDTLTEGETLGFKGIPYFSPELFRVARLRDPLKSKQLQKGLQELGEEGAIQVFENLASGALLLGAVGTLQFEVVAQRLQTEYKVDAIFEPADIHTARWLTFPDETTRKNFEREQQHRMAKDVDGNIVYLASTRYNLDVTREKWTKVGFHDSREHGQKMA
- a CDS encoding methylglyoxal synthase — encoded protein: MTTTNPVTTPAKKAILPRKRIALVAHDNKKKDLMEWARFNKGSLSAHDLCATGTTGTLLERVLGVDVQKFKSGPLGGDQQIGALIAEGLVDFIIFFWDPLEPQPHDPDVKALLRLAVVWNVPVACNRATADFLISSPLMSSEYERALPDFESHINRYEAETNMTTD
- a CDS encoding universal stress protein, whose translation is MFKHILVPTDGSEFSTETVRRAVSFAKEAGAEITAFFAKPDFSATGYYGEGAVILAKAIEEDDARSEAYARKVLGFVEDLCREAGVTCHTKTLTSALIYEGIIDAATQSGCDLIFMASHGRSGIKALLLGSETHKVLTHSKVPVLVYR
- a CDS encoding TIGR03862 family flavoprotein, giving the protein MTMRVAVIGGGPAGLMAADVLAAAGQPVDVYDAMPSVGRKFLMAGKGGMNITHAEAFDDFCARYGDAQAVLAPLLKRFGPEAVRTWMHDLGIDSLVGSSRRVFPVGMKAAPLLRAWLHRLRQSGVRVHVRHRWTALDALETGGYRLGFSTPEGEQQHEANAVIFALGGGSWARLGSDGAWMAPFARLRIATAPLRPANCGFDCNWSALLRERFAGQPLKNIAACVAGADGLSAGDWRRGEIMVTATGIEGTLVYAFSAPLRDTLAAHGQATLLIDLQPQHDHDAVIAAVTRPRGSRSLASHLQGTLGLKGLKMALLHECLPKAVLADPAALGAAIKALPLRLDASRPLDEAISSAGGVRFDAVDAQLMLKRYQGLFCAGEMLDWEAPTGGYLLTACLSTGHAAGQGALAWLQSGHHHPPTSP